Proteins from a genomic interval of Candidatus Bealeia paramacronuclearis:
- a CDS encoding serine hydrolase domain-containing protein gives MTALKLKPDSIFDKLVDTVRTSFASSDFYGAVHLLDGDKTVIEKSRGWQDFKMTLPISPEMLFPVASITKIFTGFLTLKLWEEGKFDLDAPLLKIFPSTHGFWAGAPPPNWTERVTPYHCLTHSSGIHCYADTKAFYEGKARKDDVSRRAGAMDIFDA, from the coding sequence ATGACAGCCCTAAAATTAAAGCCTGATTCCATATTTGATAAATTGGTCGATACAGTTCGCACCTCATTTGCATCTTCTGATTTTTATGGAGCCGTTCATCTTTTGGATGGAGACAAAACTGTCATTGAGAAAAGTAGAGGTTGGCAAGATTTTAAGATGACCTTGCCGATTTCTCCAGAGATGCTCTTTCCTGTGGCCTCTATTACGAAAATTTTTACGGGCTTTCTTACTCTAAAATTATGGGAAGAGGGAAAATTTGATTTAGACGCCCCACTTCTTAAGATTTTTCCTAGCACTCACGGTTTTTGGGCCGGAGCCCCCCCTCCAAATTGGACGGAACGTGTGACACCTTATCACTGTTTGACGCATAGTTCTGGAATTCATTGCTATGCTGACACAAAAGCATTTTATGAAGGAAAGGCCAGAAAAGATGATGTCTCCAGAAGAGCTGGCGCGATGGATATTTTCGATGCCTAA